One Peromyscus leucopus breed LL Stock chromosome 2, UCI_PerLeu_2.1, whole genome shotgun sequence DNA window includes the following coding sequences:
- the Zc2hc1a gene encoding zinc finger C2HC domain-containing protein 1A isoform X1 yields MEGLEENGGVVQVGELLPCKICGRTFFPLALKKHGPICQKTATKKRKTFDSSRQRAEGTDIPTVKPLKPRPEPPKKPSNWRRKHEEFIATIRAAKGLDQALKEGGKLPPPPPPSYDPDYIQCPYCQRRFNENAADRHINFCKEQAARISNKGKFSADPKGKPASRPQYKPSPLKKSNSPGTTSSGSSRLPQPSTTNKTVVGVPSGKASSVNSSLGNKLQTLSPSHKAIAAPQAGGNIKPRNTTPPSLARNSGAGVLTNKRKTFTESYVARPDGDYTSSVNGGNIKGIEGNSSGHLPKFCHECGTKYPVEWAKFCCECGIRRMIL; encoded by the exons aaaATGGAGGTGTTGTCCAGGTTGGAGAACTGTTGCCTTGCAAGATTTGTGGAAGAACATTCTTTCCATTGGCACTG AAAAAGCATGGACCCATTTGCCAGAAAACTGCCACTAAAAAAAGGAAGACTTTTGATTCCAGCAGGCAGAGAGCTGAAGGCACTGATATTCCCACAGTCAAACCTCTTAAACCCAGG cCAGAACCACCAAAGAAGCCATCTAATTGGAGAAGAAAGCATGAAGAATTCATTGCTACCATAAGAGCAGCAAAAGGCCTTGATCAGGCACTTAAAGAGGGGGGCaaacttcctcctccccctccaccttCTTATGACCCTG ATTACATTCAGTGTCCATATTGCCAGAGGAGGTTCAACGAAAATGCAGCGGATAGACATATCAATTTCTGTAAAGAACAGGCAGCACGCATTAGTAATAAGGGCAAATTTTCTGCTGATCCCAAAGGAAAGCCAGCTTCTCGGCCACAG taTAAGCCATCTCCACTTAAAAAATCAAATTCTCCTGGGACTACATCATCAGGATCTTCCCGACTACCACAACCAAGTACTACTAACAAAACTGTTGTAG GTGTGCCTTCGGGTAAAGCATCTTCAGTTAACAGTTctctgggaaacaaacttcagaccTTATCTCCTTCTCATAAAGCAATAGCAGCCCCCCAGGCAGG AGGTAACATCAAACCTCGAAATACTACACCTCCTAGCTTGGCAAGAAATTCTGGGGCTGGTGTGCTTACCAACAAAAGAAAAACGTTTACTGAGAGCTATGTAGCCAG GCCAGATGGAGACTATACATCTTCAGTTAATGGTGGAAACATTAAAGGCATTGAGGGAAATTCATCTGGACACTTACCAAAGTTCTGCCATGAGTGTGGGACAAAATACCCTGTTGAGTGGGCAAAGTTCTGCTGTGAATGTGGCATTCGAAGAATGATTCTGTGA
- the Zc2hc1a gene encoding zinc finger C2HC domain-containing protein 1A isoform X2 has product MEGLEENGGVVQVGELLPCKICGRTFFPLALKKHGPICQKTATKKRKTFDSSRQRAEGTDIPTVKPLKPRPEPPKKPSNWRRKHEEFIATIRAAKGLDQALKEGGKLPPPPPPSYDPDYIQCPYCQRRFNENAADRHINFCKEQAARISNKGKFSADPKGKPASRPQYKPSPLKKSNSPGTTSSGSSRLPQPSTTNKTVVGVPSGKASSVNSSLGNKLQTLSPSHKAIAAPQAGKMDKLGPPLRTGRHVQRLYDNDTKSDSAFKRHELFPVYKGNIKPRNTTPPSLARNSGAGVLTNKRKTFTESYVARPDGDYTSSVNGGNIKGIEGNSSGHLPKFCHECGTKYPVEWAKFCCECGIRRMIL; this is encoded by the exons aaaATGGAGGTGTTGTCCAGGTTGGAGAACTGTTGCCTTGCAAGATTTGTGGAAGAACATTCTTTCCATTGGCACTG AAAAAGCATGGACCCATTTGCCAGAAAACTGCCACTAAAAAAAGGAAGACTTTTGATTCCAGCAGGCAGAGAGCTGAAGGCACTGATATTCCCACAGTCAAACCTCTTAAACCCAGG cCAGAACCACCAAAGAAGCCATCTAATTGGAGAAGAAAGCATGAAGAATTCATTGCTACCATAAGAGCAGCAAAAGGCCTTGATCAGGCACTTAAAGAGGGGGGCaaacttcctcctccccctccaccttCTTATGACCCTG ATTACATTCAGTGTCCATATTGCCAGAGGAGGTTCAACGAAAATGCAGCGGATAGACATATCAATTTCTGTAAAGAACAGGCAGCACGCATTAGTAATAAGGGCAAATTTTCTGCTGATCCCAAAGGAAAGCCAGCTTCTCGGCCACAG taTAAGCCATCTCCACTTAAAAAATCAAATTCTCCTGGGACTACATCATCAGGATCTTCCCGACTACCACAACCAAGTACTACTAACAAAACTGTTGTAG GTGTGCCTTCGGGTAAAGCATCTTCAGTTAACAGTTctctgggaaacaaacttcagaccTTATCTCCTTCTCATAAAGCAATAGCAGCCCCCCAGGCAGG tAAGATGGACAAGTTAGGCCCTCCACTCCGAACTGGAAGACATGTGCAAAGGTTGTATGACAATGATACAAAGTCAGACAGTGCCTTCAAAAGACATGAGTTATTTCCAGTTTACAA AGGTAACATCAAACCTCGAAATACTACACCTCCTAGCTTGGCAAGAAATTCTGGGGCTGGTGTGCTTACCAACAAAAGAAAAACGTTTACTGAGAGCTATGTAGCCAG GCCAGATGGAGACTATACATCTTCAGTTAATGGTGGAAACATTAAAGGCATTGAGGGAAATTCATCTGGACACTTACCAAAGTTCTGCCATGAGTGTGGGACAAAATACCCTGTTGAGTGGGCAAAGTTCTGCTGTGAATGTGGCATTCGAAGAATGATTCTGTGA